A genomic segment from Methanoplanus limicola DSM 2279 encodes:
- a CDS encoding AbrB/MazE/SpoVT family DNA-binding domain-containing protein: MPLIDMKTGTITEKGQIVIPKSIRDMFGTGTKVAFLAYDDRIEIRPLEEIDDALSCAHASEKVLAKDWLSKEEDKAWKNL, from the coding sequence ATGCCACTTATTGATATGAAAACCGGAACAATAACAGAAAAAGGCCAGATTGTCATCCCAAAAAGCATCAGGGATATGTTTGGGACAGGAACTAAAGTTGCATTTCTGGCATATGACGACAGAATTGAAATAAGACCACTTGAGGAGATAGATGATGCTTTATCATGTGCACACGCAAGTGAAAAAGTGCTGGCAAAAGACTGGCTTTCAAAAGAAGAAGATAAAGCATGGAAAAATTTGTAA
- the hisF gene encoding imidazole glycerol phosphate synthase subunit HisF, which translates to MALTKRIIPCLDLKSGRVVKGTNFLGLRDAGDPVELACRYNDQGADEVVFLDITASKEGRSALIHVIERAADELFLPLTVGGGISTTGDMTALLRAGADKVSVNTSAVKNPGLINEGAEMFGNQCIVAAIDARRNDEMKDGVNEIVMPDGSVCWYEVVIYGGSKPTGIDAVSWAKEAEERGAGEILLTSMETDGVKQGFDIPVTAKIASEVGIPVIASGGVGNIQHFYDGFVKGHADACLAASVFHFGEMTVRDVKEYLLRRDVPVRMDW; encoded by the coding sequence ATGGCATTAACCAAACGTATAATTCCCTGCCTTGATCTGAAATCCGGGCGTGTTGTGAAGGGCACGAACTTTTTAGGCCTTCGTGATGCCGGTGATCCCGTTGAGCTTGCGTGCCGCTATAATGACCAGGGTGCGGATGAAGTAGTATTTCTTGATATTACTGCATCAAAAGAGGGGAGAAGTGCCCTTATTCATGTCATCGAGAGGGCGGCGGATGAGCTGTTTCTCCCGCTTACTGTTGGTGGCGGAATAAGTACGACTGGTGATATGACTGCCCTTCTGCGTGCAGGTGCGGATAAGGTATCTGTCAATACGAGTGCCGTTAAAAATCCCGGACTCATCAATGAAGGTGCGGAGATGTTTGGGAACCAGTGTATTGTTGCGGCGATTGATGCCCGCCGGAATGATGAGATGAAGGACGGTGTGAATGAGATTGTTATGCCTGACGGAAGTGTATGCTGGTATGAGGTTGTAATCTACGGGGGCAGTAAACCTACCGGCATTGATGCCGTTTCATGGGCGAAGGAGGCTGAAGAGCGTGGCGCCGGTGAGATTCTGCTGACCTCGATGGAGACTGACGGCGTTAAGCAGGGTTTTGACATTCCGGTAACTGCAAAGATTGCGTCTGAGGTTGGAATTCCGGTTATAGCCTCCGGCGGTGTGGGCAATATTCAACATTTTTATGACGGTTTTGTTAAAGGTCATGCCGATGCCTGCCTTGCCGCGTCAGTCTTTCACTTCGGCGAGATGACTGTCAGGGACGTTAAAGAGTACCTGCTCAGAAGGGATGTTCCTGTCCGGATGGACTGGTAA
- a CDS encoding Rossmann-fold NAD(P)-binding domain-containing protein (catalyzes the interconversion of alanine and pyruvate) — protein MRYYPNPSENADLGLINNAIEEAFSEHGRGNVRMPPKSYIFFDKGDFRTMPAYIPSLNIAGVKVVNVHPNNREHGLPTVMALLILIDPKTGYPYALMNATELTDLRTAAAGAVAAKHLSPKKSVVMGVMGSGNQAKAQIAATAAELEIEELRIWSRDGRNAEKLCELYSRYECRSEKPEKVCDCDLLVTTTPSVKPVVKDEWINKGTHINAIGADAPGKQELEATLLKRATVIVDDYAQALHSGEINIPISSGYYTEKEISGTIGEYVLGKKARRSSDEITIFDSTGLAIQDLAIAKAVIISENTIKLNFP, from the coding sequence ATGAGATATTACCCCAATCCCAGCGAGAATGCAGATCTCGGATTAATAAATAATGCAATAGAAGAGGCATTCTCTGAGCACGGGAGAGGAAATGTCCGGATGCCGCCAAAATCCTACATCTTCTTTGACAAAGGTGATTTCAGGACAATGCCGGCATATATACCCTCCTTAAATATAGCAGGAGTGAAGGTGGTTAATGTCCACCCCAACAACAGGGAACACGGACTTCCGACTGTGATGGCCCTTCTTATACTAATCGATCCAAAAACCGGATATCCATATGCTTTGATGAATGCAACAGAACTGACCGACCTCCGGACAGCCGCCGCCGGTGCAGTTGCCGCAAAGCACCTCTCCCCGAAGAAGAGCGTTGTAATGGGAGTAATGGGAAGCGGAAATCAGGCAAAGGCCCAGATTGCGGCAACCGCCGCTGAGCTTGAGATAGAAGAACTCAGGATATGGAGCCGGGACGGGAGAAATGCAGAGAAACTATGTGAGTTATACAGCAGATATGAATGCAGGTCAGAAAAACCTGAGAAGGTCTGCGACTGTGACCTCCTCGTGACCACAACACCTTCCGTAAAACCGGTAGTAAAGGATGAATGGATAAACAAAGGAACCCATATAAACGCCATAGGGGCTGATGCACCCGGCAAGCAGGAGCTTGAAGCAACTCTGCTGAAAAGGGCAACAGTAATTGTGGACGACTATGCACAGGCCCTTCATTCCGGGGAGATAAATATACCCATAAGCAGCGGATATTATACCGAAAAAGAGATTTCCGGCACAATCGGGGAGTATGTGCTCGGAAAAAAAGCCAGAAGAAGCAGTGATGAGATCACAATATTTGACTCCACCGGACTTGCCATTCAGGACCTTGCGATAGCAAAGGCAGTTATAATCTCAGAAAACACTATTAAGCTGAATTTCCCCTGA